ACTCTGGAGTCCCCACATGAGCAAAATGGTTTAAGCAAAATATTGTGCAAAACTGTCTTAAGTCCCCGGGACTTGTGAACACCACCTTCCGTAAAGTATCACTGAAACGTGTTCATTGATCACCACAAATTGCCACAACTCCTTAGGTGTCTCAAAAGTGAAGTTACTAAATGCATGGTGAGCACTTAAGCAGCAAGACAACAAAGTCAGCAGATGacattttaatgtgcattttgaTGTTCCATGTCTTGAAACTCAACCACCACAAGagtagaaaacaacaaaaaagagttcCAAAAACACGTTTCTGGATCATACGATTCATCTGCAAGGAAGAGAGCTTACCGCAAATTTCAAAGGTCTGTAAGcatcagaataaaaatataattttttaaattcttggtATATTTTGTCTCCTTTCCTAGGAGCAAATCTCTTGAAAGTTCTCTCCTTCGTCACAGGGTCTTCCTCAAGCTTGTAGTCGTTCATTCGCTCACAGACTTTCTCCAAAAGGTCCGTTAGGAACGCCTCCGACTGGGCTAGGGGGATCTAAGAAGAAAGACAGGGCGAGGAAACTTGTCTTAATGTTAATGTTACTTCAAAGACCTTCCGGCGAGTCCACATGGAAACGCCACACTCTCCATGAATGCAAACGTGTGCCACTTCCCTAGCACAGGCACAGTAGACGGTACCGCAGATTGTTATTACAATGTAACAACGACCTGCTTTACATCATTACGGGGCTAGCGTAGattctagttttttaaaagtgCATATATTTCAAagtggacagaaaaaaaatacattcaaactAGAAACTATACCTCTACATAGAATCATGTTTAGCAATCACTGAGCATGTAGCAAAAAGCATGACGCATAGAAAATGGCAGTTATTATCCATCTACGTGTCAGacggagaggagagagagaggagggggagagagacagagagagggagagagaaggagggagagacagagagagggagggagagagagcgcGCGCTCAGCTGGCTTCAGACCCCCTTAGTCGGGGAGAAGTTGGGGAGGCCCAAAGTCTGGCCCTCCCCGGGGCTGCCCTTGGCTGCGCGTCCCCCGCACTGCAGCCGCGCGATGGCCCGGGCTGGGGTGGACGCGGGGCTGGGAGAGGAAGGGGCTCACGGACGGGCGCCCCATCTCCCAGGCGGGCTCCTCGGCTGCTTTCTTTGGGAACAGCTGGTGCACGTCCCCGCGCGCCCCTCTCCCTCCGGAATTCGGCGAGGATTCAGCTGGACCCTTTGGCCACCACCTCCGCCCCGGGCGCGGGTCAAAGAGCACCCCTCGCCCTTGGTAACGGAGACAAAACGTTCGGGGCCGTCTAGACAGGTCAAGGTGCAGGATGCGGCGTCCCCGCGGCTCCTTCCGGAAGGGGGCGTGGAGCCGCCAAGGGCGCCGGACCGCGCCGCAGCCCGCGGCCTTTGCGGGCTTTTTCCCTCTCCACCCTCTGCTGATCAAAGTAGGAAGTTTGCATGACAACCGCAGTGAAAGGGGCTGAATCACAAATGAACTCGATTTCTGCAGTGTTGATATATCCAGCCTCCATTGTCCCCTTTCAGGCGCAGTATGAACCCTTCCGGTGCCAGCGACCGCGCTACATTCACAGGCGCGCTCGGGGCGCACAAAGGGTCTCCGCGCTTCACCGCCATCTGGCCACAAATCTCATCAGCGGCGCGGCGGCGTCCCCTTGAAAGCGCGGGCGGAGGGTGCGCCTGTGTTCTTTAAACCCAAGTTCCATTACAAACCACCCAGCATCGCCACCGGCGCCCCCCCGTTTCAATAAGGAAGCCACTTTGTCAAAACATTCTAAAAGAAACTTGGGAAGAGGACGCGTCAGAGAAATACCGCCGCCGATTAACTATCAGCTGCGCCTCCCCTGTGCACAGGTAACATCCCTGCTTCTCCCCCACGACTCGACTGGAGCTTGATTTTGAGCTGCTCTCAAGGCCCAGACACTCGAATCGGAAGTTAAATAGCTTATGGACTATTTAATAGAATATACCACCACATGTGTCTAATCACTCAAATACCACGCTTTTAAAACTCATGAATGTTTTAATCTCTAAAAATGTCTACAGTCAAAAACTGCAGCCTAAGTGGCTCAAAGTGCACATTTCAAACACAAGTAGCGTTCTACTTACGCTTTAATTATGCCGTTCATTAATTTTCATTGATTAACTTGTAAAACATGCAAAGAATACGTAGATtaacaaacaaaactgaaaatctgttttattaatttacagaaacaaataattaaacaCGTATTAATCACtggaaaaactataaaatgcagaggcagattttaaaatgtaatttaatcaAGGCAGATCATTAGCGGAAAGATTAtggaggttttctttttctgtgatgcATGTATTTTAGGTATTATTTCCTTAGCtgatacatatacaatatattcaTAGTAGTTTCTGGATGTCAACAGAGTAGCATTTTACTTGAAAGTGAAGAGTAGacgctttcatttaaaaatatctaactgTAATCAagaaattcattctctctctccttcccttcctccctcccccactctcgtttcccatctgaaaagtAAACATACTTGATACTTGGGGGGATGGGGACAGAGCCAGGAGGAACAAGGGTCTGATCGCTGGGGGCTTTCAGAAACTTAGGCCTTCCTTCCATTAGAACACCAGATTCCATCCTAATACACCACTTAATTCATGTTGAGTAGAGGCCACCCTGAAAACTAATTTTTCAATTCACAGAACATTGTGAGCTATTTGCAAAAGTTGCTGAGCATATAAGTTTTGAGCAAAATTGTGATGTTTGTGTGTGGAAGGCCTTCCACAACTTACTTCTGTGGGCCATTTGATTTATTTCCTAGGTTGCACCTTTTGGAAACAGTTCCCCCATGTTAAAACTTTCTACCTACCAgtggattgtttttattttgaaagtgtaATTTGACATGTTTGAATATGCTACTGTTTTGCCTATTTTAACACAAATATGTTATGCCAAGGTACAAACGTGTGAATTTCTACAATTTTGTCAGTCTATGAAGGCTGACTGGCTTTTTGATGTGATTCGCTAGCCCTTTAGAGTAAACATtctttaaaagtagaaaatgttTGCTGGCAGCTAGCTCGGAGATACTACCTTACGATGTTCGTTAAAAACAGGAAAGGGAAAACAGCCAGCATGAGACAAGTGGAGTTCATTTTTGCAGAAGATTAAGAAAAATTTTGATCCTGAAATCCCAAAGCGTCAATTtgtttgagaaaatatttaagaaaaagataCTTATGCATTACAGCTCTTTATACATTTATTCAAATGTACATGATTAGAGTTTAAAATGATTCTAAGTAGCTGAACTACGTTCAGTACATTTAAAGACTGTTCACAGAATAACTGggctttttttcctccctcaaaGTGTTTTGATTATAAGAGGCCAATAAGTATTGGGACAAGTGGAATAAAACGAAGTCTTTCTATACTGTGAAGATTTTGAATAGTACTTGTCAATAAAGCACCTCCTATTGTAATCTTAGGGAGCCTTGCCTCTGCCCTCCAAGGACTGTCTCAGAGATACTAACCTCATTAAAATATGAATGAGAAGGCCTGTGTATCCAGAGAAAACCCACGCACTGGCACAGTTTTCTTATCTGCCATTGCTTTTACATATGGACTTGTTTGGTACAAGTTATAAGTAGAAAAATGATCCATGATAATTTCATTGCTATCTTAGAGTACCCAAGCACTCCAAGTAAATCCTAACTTTTCCCAGATTTTAACCCCCCTTATAACTCTTAATCATACTTCCTAAATGTAGTGCCTATTTCTCCCCCTTTACGTTTCTTCTGACCTTGGGCTTGTTGTGTGAGCAATggaatgggggtgggggataCCCATAGCCCTACTTTAGAATGGAAAGAAGTACTTGAAAGTTCTGGCTTTGGCTTCTCTAGAAAACCGGAGCTAGGGAGTTTATTACAGACCGCTATGATAACGCTTTAATAACGGCCAATTACAGCATGCCTCCATGTTTGTTCATTACTGTGTCTCTGTTAATCTTGTAGTAAATTTCTTGCTTGATAGCTGTCACAATCAGCAGGAATACAATTATGTTACAGTAGAAACTGTCGTTGTGGTATA
This window of the Pongo abelii isolate AG06213 chromosome 6, NHGRI_mPonAbe1-v2.0_pri, whole genome shotgun sequence genome carries:
- the CNPY1 gene encoding protein canopy homolog 1 isoform X2, which produces MGRPSIPLAQSEAFLTDLLEKVCERMNDYKLEEDPVTKERTFKRFAPRKGDKIYQEFKKLYFYSDAYRPLKFACETIIEEYEDEIFSLITQEAHYLADKLCSEKSDLCETSANHTEL
- the CNPY1 gene encoding protein canopy homolog 1 isoform X1 translates to MEAGYINTAEIEFICDSAPFTAIPLAQSEAFLTDLLEKVCERMNDYKLEEDPVTKERTFKRFAPRKGDKIYQEFKKLYFYSDAYRPLKFACETIIEEYEDEIFSLITQEAHYLADKLCSEKSDLCETSANHTEL
- the CNPY1 gene encoding protein canopy homolog 1 isoform X3, which translates into the protein MNDYKLEEDPVTKERTFKRFAPRKGDKIYQEFKKLYFYSDAYRPLKFACETIIEEYEDEIFSLITQEAHYLADKLCSEKSDLCETSANHTEL